TTAGAAACTTCAGTTAAAGCCTCTAAAATATCTTCACTATGGTTTTTAACTTTTACTTTACGCCATTCACCGATCAGTATGCCCTGAGGGTCAATGAGGAAAGTACTGCGCTCGATACCTCGAACCTGTTTGCCATACATATTTTTCATTTTTATAACATCAAATAATTCGCACAGCTTTTCATCCTTATCTGACAGTAAGTCAAAGGGAAATTCCTGCTTGCATTTAAAGCCTTCATGGACACCAACACTATCACGCGACACGCC
Above is a window of Methylobacter sp. S3L5C DNA encoding:
- a CDS encoding peroxiredoxin codes for the protein MSQINVGTVIPDFEAMSTGDKTIKLTDFRGRFVVIYFYPKDNTPGCTQEGQSFRDNIEKFNLLNTVILGVSRDSVGVHEGFKCKQEFPFDLLSDKDEKLCELFDVIKMKNMYGKQVRGIERSTFLIDPQGILIGEWRKVKVKNHSEDILEALTEVSKA